CTCAAATAAGTATAACAACGCATCCCTACATCTTGCACATCAAAGAGCACATAATCCACTTCCTTAATGAGTTCCCGTAATTCCGAATCCTTGATGCGATAGATATGATACAAAGGACGATTAAAAGTAGAGTCCATAGTGACAGGGGTTTGACTAAACTCCTCTTCCAAACCGAGGAATCCGTGTTCGAGTCCAATCAAATGTTCGAGAGTGATTTTATGTTTTTCTAAGGATGTGATGATTTTTTTGGGATTGGTTCCGATTCCCGAAGGGTTGGTCGCAAGCATCAATTTTTTTCCCGCCATGGTCGGGAGGACTTTTTCATAAAAAATGTCCGAAGACACCCGCAACTTGGAATCATTCGGGTGAACACGAAATTGCGGAACTGTGTTTCCATGGCAAGCAAGGACTAGAAAGCAGAGAGAAAACCTAAAAAAGTAATTGGTCATGTAAGTATATGTTTCTATAATATAGCAAATCTTCAAGGAGAAATGTCCTTCATGTTCAACCGACTTCGTTTGGCTCCCTTAACCGGAGTTCTCATCCTTACCATTTTGGCATGTGCCGGATCCAATTCAGCCCAGAAACAACCTACGCTGCCAGACAATGTGGTGACAGCAATGGGAGAGGCACCTATCTACCAAGGAGACTTGGCCCTTGCCCGTAACAAGGCTTTGAAGGATGCAAAACTCAATGCCATCCGCAAACTCGTAGGCGAACAAATTACGGAAAAATCGGGAGTGTCTGATGGCCAATCGCTCGGCTCCAAACTCTACGGAAAAACAGACAGTTTCGTAAAAAAATACGACATCCTCAGTGAAGAACAATGGAAATTGGACACCCAAGACATGATCCGTTTGAATGTTCGCTGCGAAGTGGAAGCAACTAAACTTTCCACTGCTGTGGATGCCCTTCTGGATGATGTAGGGAATCCTCGGATTGCAGTCCTTGTCCAAACCGTAGTGAATGGAAAGTCTTATCCCATCGGATCGGCAACGAACATTGCAGAAGCAGAACTCATTGAAAAACTAAGAACCAAAGGCAATAAAGTTGTGGATAGTTCCCAACTCACAGCCCTCTTAAAAAAGAATCCAAGCCTTGCCAAACTTGACCTCACTTCCGTGGAAGAAGGAAGTCCTCTTCTCACTCTGGCACAAGATTCTGGAGCGGAAGTTTTGATTATCGCCAAAGTAACCACCACAGACCAAAAACCAGTGGTTTTGCCTGGGGGTAAAAAAACCGATTTTCTAAGTTCTGCGGCCACAGGACCTTACCGCATCATCCAACTTTGGGGGGATGGTAAAATATTTGGATCAGGAAGTTTGGAAGGACGAGGGGCTGACATCACCCAAGAAGTTTCGAGAGAACAAGCTGTTAAAGATTGGTCAAACCTGGTATCAAACAAAGTGGGAAAACAAATCAAAGACGAATGGTTCAAACTCACGGAACAAAATACTGTCATCTTAAAATTCAAAGGACTCGGACTCGAAGATGCCATTAATTTCAAAAACGATTTGATGGAATACACTTCTGTAAAACAAATCAACGACCGCAAAACAGAAATGAATGGATCGGAATGGGAACTTACCTATCCGGGAAAAGAATCTATGTTTGCCGAAGAATTGATGTATAAAAAAGATTCGAGTTTCCGTTTTTTAAGTAGTAAAACTTTAAGTATCAATAGCTCTAAACGCGGAGTTGTGGAAGTAGAATTTAGAAATAAATAAACAAAAACTCACTCAAGATTTCCTGCAGAGAGAAACAAACGAATCTCTGTAGGATCAAAGGGTTTCGAAAAATAACGAGCCACCATCTTTTCTCCAATCGCCTTTTCTATGTCAGGTGTTAGATCATATCCAGTCAGGATACAATAAATAATGTTGGGACGGATCTCCCTGGCTTTTGTAATAAACTCCAAGCCGTTCATCTTTGGCATCCGCATATCGCTGATTACAAATTGGACATCCTGATTTTCTGCAAGTTCCTCTATGGCTTCTTGGCCAGATTGGGCCACAATCACTTCATACTCATTACGAAAGTATTCACGGAATAAATACAAATTCAGGATTTCGTCATCGACATAGAGTAACTTTTGTTTGGTTGCAGTTTGGTTCATACTTGCAACGGAAGTTTAATCCGAAATATGGATCCCTTCCCCCATTCCGATTCC
The sequence above is drawn from the Leptospira sp. WS4.C2 genome and encodes:
- a CDS encoding lipoprotein LipL46; this translates as MFNRLRLAPLTGVLILTILACAGSNSAQKQPTLPDNVVTAMGEAPIYQGDLALARNKALKDAKLNAIRKLVGEQITEKSGVSDGQSLGSKLYGKTDSFVKKYDILSEEQWKLDTQDMIRLNVRCEVEATKLSTAVDALLDDVGNPRIAVLVQTVVNGKSYPIGSATNIAEAELIEKLRTKGNKVVDSSQLTALLKKNPSLAKLDLTSVEEGSPLLTLAQDSGAEVLIIAKVTTTDQKPVVLPGGKKTDFLSSAATGPYRIIQLWGDGKIFGSGSLEGRGADITQEVSREQAVKDWSNLVSNKVGKQIKDEWFKLTEQNTVILKFKGLGLEDAINFKNDLMEYTSVKQINDRKTEMNGSEWELTYPGKESMFAEELMYKKDSSFRFLSSKTLSINSSKRGVVEVEFRNK
- a CDS encoding response regulator, which gives rise to MNQTATKQKLLYVDDEILNLYLFREYFRNEYEVIVAQSGQEAIEELAENQDVQFVISDMRMPKMNGLEFITKAREIRPNIIYCILTGYDLTPDIEKAIGEKMVARYFSKPFDPTEIRLFLSAGNLE